A genomic window from Chloroflexota bacterium includes:
- the tuf gene encoding elongation factor Tu (EF-Tu; promotes GTP-dependent binding of aminoacyl-tRNA to the A-site of ribosomes during protein biosynthesis; when the tRNA anticodon matches the mRNA codon, GTP hydrolysis results; the inactive EF-Tu-GDP leaves the ribosome and release of GDP is promoted by elongation factor Ts; many prokaryotes have two copies of the gene encoding EF-Tu), translating into LPEGMEMVMPGDNVNLKVKLIVPVALEVGSRFAIREGGRTVGAGVITEILE; encoded by the coding sequence TTGCCCGAGGGGATGGAGATGGTGATGCCTGGGGACAACGTGAACTTGAAGGTGAAGTTGATCGTGCCGGTGGCGCTGGAAGTGGGGTCGCGGTTTGCGATCCGCGAAGGCGGGCGGACGGTCGGCGCAGGCGTCATCACCGAGATTTTGGAATAA